The Musa acuminata AAA Group cultivar baxijiao chromosome BXJ1-3, Cavendish_Baxijiao_AAA, whole genome shotgun sequence genome window below encodes:
- the LOC135626942 gene encoding shewanella-like protein phosphatase 2 — MKTGKEENNWKFGVADPFHRQVKDVTPEVVFFSLKSPPRREEEAVGEMGASDAGCGDLPPVLSSFVDAFVDFSVSGLFFPTNPTPSPAPAATRIPAPARLVAIGDFHGDLPKALQALSLAGLADPSSARWTGGAAVAVQVGDVLDRGGDELRLLYLLHRLKLDAAAAGGALLTLHGNHEVMNADGDFRYVTRDGLEEFRGWAFWYRSGLAMKRLCSGLDPPRDPFRGVPKSFPGVKEEFWEGFRARIAALQPNGPIASRFLAGNQTVLLVGDSLFVHGGLLQQHIDHGLERINQEVKDWIMGLSGRRSPSYLRGRDSVVWLRRFSDGPNCDCGQLEEVLSMIPGARRMVMGHTIQDEGINGVCEDKAIRIDVGLSKGCTNGLPEVLEINAGDHPRILTSNPLSDDRWKQEQKRQPVVKEQVKEGLAILVPEIRLKEVETKG; from the coding sequence ATGAAAACCGGaaaggaagaaaataattggAAATTTGGAGTCGCCGACCCTTTTCATCGTCAGGTCAAAGACGTAACCCCCGAAGTCGTCTTCTTCTCTCTGAAGTCACCACCGAGAAGAGAGGAGGAGGCGGTCGGAGAGATGGGCGCATCGGATGCGGGTTGCGGCGATCTCCCTCCCGTTCTCTCCTCCTTCGTCGACGCCTTCGTCGACTTCTCCGTCTCCGGCCTCTTCTTCCCCACCAACCCTACCCCTAGCCCCGCCCCCGCCGCCACACGCATTCCCGCCCCTGCCCGTCTCGTGGCGATCGGTGACTTCCACGGCGACCTCCCCAAGGCCCTCCAGGCCCTCTCGCTCGCCGGCCTCGCTGACCCCTCGTCCGCCCGCTGGACTGGCGGCGCCGCCGTCGCCGTCCAGGTCGGCGACGTCCTCGACCGCGGCGGCGACGAACTCCGTCTTCTCTACCTCCTCCACCGTCTCAAGCttgacgccgccgccgccggtggCGCCCTTCTCACCCTCCACGGCAACCACGAGGTCATGAACGCCGACGGCGACTTCCGCTACGTCACCCGTGACGGCCTCGAGGAGTTCAGGGGCTGGGCTTTCTGGTACCGCTCCGGCCTCGCCATGAAGCGCCTCTGCAGCGGCCTCGACCCCCCCAGGGACCCCTTCAGGGGCGTCCCCAAATCCTTCCCCGGGGTCAAGGAGGAGTTCTGGGAAGGGTTCCGCGCCCGCATCGCCGCCTTACAGCCGAACGGCCCGATCGCCTCACGATTCCTCGCCGGCAACCAGACCGTCCTGCTGGTCGGTGACTCGCTGTTCGTCCATGGCGGGCTTCTCCAGCAGCACATCGATCACGGGCTGGAAAGGATCAACCAAGAAGTCAAAGACTGGATAATGGGGCTCAGCGGGAGGCGATCGCCGTCCTACCTGAGAGGGCGGGACTCAGTGGTGTGGCTGCGGAGGTTCTCGGACGGACCAAATTGCGACTGCGGGCAACTCGAGGAGGTGCTCTCGATGATCCCGGGCGCAAGGAGGATGGTGATGGGGCACACCATACAGGACGAGGGAATCAACGGGGTGTGCGAGGACAAGGCGATCCGGATCGACGTGGGGTTGTCGAAAGGGTGCACAAACGGGCTGCCGGAGGTGTTGGAGATCAACGCCGGCGACCATCCGAGGATTTTGACATCGAATCCACTGTCGGACGATCGTTGGAAGCAAGAGCAGAAGCGGCAGCCAGTGGTTAAGGAGCAGGTGAAGGAAGGGCTTGCCATTTTGGTCCCGGAGATTAGATTGAAGGAAGTGGAGACCAAAGGTTAG